In the genome of Calothrix sp. PCC 6303, the window CATTTAATTATTCAATCGAAAGGTATAAATATCTTTAATTGCTTGCACCCAACCATCAGAAACTGACTCTAGGATGCGATCGCCTTTCTCCTTTGTAGCAGTTGTTGCATCTCCAATTATTCCACTTTTACTAATATCTTTTGTAGTCCAAGATACAGGCAATTTTCCTTCCAAACTAATCAAGGTGGCTTCTGCATGTTCCGGAGGATACTCGGCAATAGCTTTTTCCATTTTGACCTGTTGAGGCAGCAACGACAGCATAATACTGGTTTCAGCGTCTCCGGCGTGCATTCCTTGTTGTGCTTCCTTGGGTGTGAGCAACTCTTTGGTGATATGGGGAACGCGCCAAGTAAACAGCGGAAATACTAGCAAGTCAGCATATAGAACGTGTAAATCTCGCGCTACCATTTGCATTACTTGCGGTTGTCCTCCGTGAGAATTCATTAATACGAATTTTCGGAAACCAGCACGGTAAATACTATCGCCAACTTCCATTAAAATTGATGAGAGTGTTTCTGTGCTTAAAGTGATGGTACCAGGGAAGTGGATATGCTCATTTGACTTACCATAGTAAAGCATTGGTAATGCAAAAGCCGGGATATTGCTATCGAGTTTTGTCAATGCTTTCCCCAGTACTCCTACACCAATTGCTGCATCAACAATTAATGGTAAATGGGGACCATGTTGCTCAATTGCCCCCACTGGTTGAATAATTACAATATTCTCTTTATTTGGTAAATCCTGGATATCTGTCCAACTCAGATAGGGAAAGTACCGTTCTGGGGGAATAAAACTGTGCATAATTTTAGGTAATGGGGGTTTTACGGCTTATTTAACCATGCTTTGGAATAACTAGGAAGGGAGTGGAAAGCCCAAAGTCATCTGTTATGAGTTACAAATATTACTATCAACTTCAGATTAATATGAGATGGAAGAACATTATCAAGTGCGAACACTATCAATTGATATTGGTGGTAGTGGGATAAAAGTGATGATTCTCGATAGTCAAGGAAATCCTTTAGGTGAGAGACTGCGCTTAGAAACCCCTCAACCTGCAACACCGGAAGCTGTAATTAATACCATTGCCAAATTAATTGCGGAGGCAGGAGAATTTGAACGGGTATCGGTGGGTTTTCCTGGGGTGGTGCGTCGTGGAGTTGTAGAAACTGCGGCAAATCTCAATCCTAGCTGGATTGGTTTTAATTTAGCTGCTGAGTTAAGTAAGATTTTGCGGAAGCCTGTACGGGTAATTAATGATGCTGATATGCAGGGTTTAGGTGCGATTACTGGTAAGGGTGTGGAGTTGGTGATTACCTTGGGCACTGGATTTGGTTCGGCTTTATTTTTGGATGGGAAGCTGGTACCAAATTTGGAAATGGGACATCATCGGTTTCGCAAAAACCAAACTTACGAAGAACAGTTAGGACGTGACGCTCTAAATCGGGTAGGATCTAAGAAATGGAACCGTCGGATTGAGAAAGCGATCGCGTCTTTAAATAAACTATTTAATTACGACTACCTTTACATTGGTGGTGGTGAAGCTACAAAGGTAAAAATTCAACTTCCAGCAAATACAAAAATTATCCCCAATATTAGCGGTTTAATTGGTGGGATTGCTCTCTGGCGAGATTAGCATATTCCCAAATCTCTTAACTCTCACTCACATCACAAATCTAACAAATCTTACGGTAAATCTTTTCGGTTGCGTTCAAAGCTTTATAATTCTGCTCATGGGGTGTAAATCTAATAGTTTCTTGCTTTCCCAAGATCAAAATTCCAAATTTAGCTAGACTCTCGTAAAACAGGTTATGTACTCTCCCTTGGAGAGAAGTATTAAAGTAAATTAAGACATTTCTACAAACTACGACATTAAATTCATTAAATGATGCATCTATAGCTAAATTGTGCTGTCCAAAAACAATATTCTTTTTTAACAAATCAGAAATGACAACATTATCACCTATCACAGTATAATATTCAGAGAAAGATTTTTTTCCCCCAGCCTTGTGATAGTTTATTGTGTAATCTTGCATCAAATTCAAAGGAAGTAACCTTGCTTGAGCTTGAGCTAACAGCGTTTCATTTAAATCTGTCGCATATAATCTGCAACGGTGATATACTCCCTCTTCTTCTAATAAAATAGCCATTGAATAAACCTCTTCTCCAGTCGAGCATCCAGCGTGCCAAATCCGAATATAGGGGTAAGTTTTTAAAATGGGAATCACCTGATTCCGGAAAGCCAAATAAAAGCTAGGATCTCGAAACATTGATGTTACATGAATCGAGAAGTTAGCTAAAAATTGCTTCCAATATTTATGATCATGTAAAACTTTATTTTGTAACTCTGATATAGTATTTAGCTCTAAATAGGTTACCAAATATCCAATTCTACGTCTGAGATGAGAACGAGCATAACTTCGGAAATCACAACCATATAATCTAAAAATTCCCTCTAACAACAAATCTATTTCGATCTCTCCCAATTCATCGTCCATTCTCCATTACCTTTGATATAACCAAACACGCAATAGCGAAATTAATTGTTCAATATCAACAGGTTTAGTAATGTAATCTGATGCACCAGCTTCTAAACATTTTTCTCTATCACCTGGCATTGCTTTTGCAGTCAGGGCAATAATGGGTAAAGTTTGAAATTGCTGCTTCTGTCTTAATTGACGTGTAGTTTCATAACCATCCATTTCTGGCATCATCACATCCATTAAAACAATATTCACGTCTGGGTTATTAGTCAAAACTTCTATTCCTTCTCGACCATTTTCTGCATATAATACTTGCATTTGATAGCGTTCTAAAACACTTGTTAGAGCAAAAATATTACGCATATCATCATCAATAATCAAGATTTTCTTGTCAGTCAAAGTAGAATCATTCGCTTGTACTTGTTTAATGATGTTTTGTTTGGGTACTGGTAAATGTGCTTGTACACGATGCAAAAATAAAGCCGTTTCATCTAGTAATCTTTCGGGAGAACGTACATCTTTAATAATTATTGTTTCAGCCATGCGTTTTAGTTGAGTTTCTTGTGTTTTAGAAATCTCTCTGCCTGTATAAATAATTATGGGCAATGCTTCACCGTTTTCCTTCTCCTTAATTTGCTCAATTAATTGCAAGTCCTCTATATCACTTAGCCCTAAATCCAGTACCATGCAATCAAAAGCTTCATTAGTAATTTCAATCAGCGCTTGCTGTCCAGTTTCAACTGCTGTAATTACCACATCATTACCACCAATTAATTCGATGATACTTTGTCTTTGAGTTGGATCATCTTCCACAACTAATAGTTTTTTAACTGGACGTTCAATAAAGCTTTTAATCTTAACTAAATTATCACTAATTTGTGCCATGGAAATGGGTTTTTGCAAATATCCATAAGCACCAAACTCTAAACTACGTTGTTTTTCTTCGCTAACAGTCATCACATTTACAGGTATGTGACGAGTTTTGGAATCATGTTTTAATCTATCAAGTACAGTCCAACCATCTATCCCTGATAATCCAATATCTAGGAAAATAGCACTTGCTTGAAATTGCTGGGCAAATTTTAAACCATCACTACCATTTTGGGCATGAATACATTGAAAACCATACTGTCTAGCTGTGTCAATGAGAATCTTCGCAAAATTAATATCATCTTCAATGATTAATAAACTTAACTTCTGAGATTGGAAATTATTGCGGTCATCTTGAATAGATGGTCTAATAATATTAATAATTGAATCTTGATTTCGAGACATTAAATCTTGATTAGTTGTAACTAATTCTTGATTTGAGACTTCTAAACTCTGAGGAAGTAATGGCAAATAGAAAGTGAAAGTACTTCCCACTCCTAACTGACTTTCTAAAGTTATTTCTCCCCCAAATAATCGAGCGATTTCACGACTGATTGATAAACCTAAACCAGTACCACCATATTTACGGCTGGTACTACCATCAGCTTGCTGAAAAGCTTCAAAAATTATTTTTTGTTTTTCTACAGGGATACCAACACCTGTATCTTTAATCGCAAAAGAAATAACCTTATCTGCACTATTTAATTTTCCTTGTTGAGGATTCCATCCTTGAGTAGCTAGATTCACAATTAAACTTACTTCTCCATTTTCGGTAAATTTAAAAGCATTTCCTAGCAAATTAATTAATATCTGTTGTAACCTTTTAACATCGGTATTGATGAATGGTGGCAAATTAGGATCTAAACTGATTGAAAAATCTACATTTTTATTTTGAGCAACTTGGGTAAAAATCCGCTCTAAGTTATCTTCAATTTGATTCAAATTAAAAGATTGCAACTCTAATGACAATGTTCCAGATTCAATTTTTGCTAGATCCAAAATATCATTGATCAGTTCTAAGAGTTCAGTTCCTGCACTATATATGGTTTGACTATATTCAACTTGTTTAGGAGTTAAATTATCCTGGTTATTATCACTTAATAACTTAGCCAAAATCAATAGACTATTTAACGGTGTCCGTAATTCGTGGGACATATTCGCTAAAAATTCTGACTTGTATTGAGACGAACGTTGTAATTGAAGTGCTTGCTCTTCTAAAGATATCTTTGCTACTTCTAATGCACTATTTTTACCTTCAACCTCTTTTTTCTGTAAAACTAAAAGTTGTGCTTTCTCCTCCAATTCTTCATTCAATTGCTGCAATTCTTCATTTGATTGCTGTAATTCTTGTTGCTGCTGTCTTAAAAGTTCTCCCGATTGTTGAAGGGTATTAGTTTGATCTCCTAAAAGCTGGTTAGCATTTTGGAGTTCTTGTTGTCGAAGTTGTAGCTGTTGGGTTAAAGCTTGGGACTCTTGAAGTAATTCCTGGGTACGCTTGTCAGACGCGATCGCATTTAGTACTATACCCATTGTTTCCGTTACTTCGTCTAAAAACAACAGTTCCATTTCCCCAAAACTCTGAAATGAAGCTAATTCCAGTACTGCTATTACTTCATTCTCAAATAATACTGGTGAAACAACTATATTTACAGGTTTAGCAGCACCCAAACCCGAATTTATCTGAATATAATCATCTGGAACATCAGTCAGGATAATTTTTTGCTTCTCCAAGGCACATTGTCCAACTAAACCCTCACCAAATGCAAACTGATTTCCTAAGTTTTTTCGCTTCTGATACGCATAGCTACCCATCAATTTTAGGACTTTTTCCCCATCCACCACACTAACTGCGTAGAAAACACCTAATTGAGCGCTGACAACAGTGACAAGTTCCTTTAGAATTATCCTAGCAACAGTCTCTAACTGACGCTCACCTTGTAAAATTTGAGTAAATCTTGCTTGATTTGACTTTAGCCAATTCTGTTCCTGATTTCTTTGCGTTGTTTCCCTCAGATTGTTAATCATAAGATTAAAAATCTGCTTTAATTTGCCAATCTCATCACGACGACCATCTACTGACATTTTTACAGATAAATCTCCTGCTGCCAACTTTTTAGTAGCTGCATAAATCTCAGACAGCGGATCAGAAATATCTCGATTTAGATAAATACCAATTAAAATTAATAATAGAAAGGCTGAAGGAATTCCAAATATAATTGTATTAAGCGCTCGTCTAGTAGCAACTTCTGTTTTTTGCGTTCGGCTTTTTAATAATTGATTTTCTTCTAACTCCATTTCTCCCAGTATCTGGCGAATTTTATCTGTTAAGGCTCTACCTTCATCTGTTTGTATTGATCTTTTAACTGATTCAAACCCTTCAGTCTCTAAAATTGAAATTCTATTTTTAATTACATCTAATCTTTTATTAATAATTGGTTCTAAAGCCTCAGATCTTCGCTGTTGATTTTTATTATCTTCAGTTATTTTTTTGAGGTCTTCAATACTCTTATTAATCAGTGGTAGTGAATTTTCATAAGCTTCTAGAGTCCTTTTTTCATTTGTAATCAAATAACCCCGTTGAGATACCTCAGCATCATTGATTTGAGAAACTAATTTTTGTATCTGTATTATGACTTGATAGGTGTGGGCTTGTAATTTAGAATTTTCAATTAAATTATATGTAGCTTGATAGGCAACAATTCCTAAACCCGTGAGTACCGACAAAGCTACAGCAAAACTAATACCTATTTTCGTCCCAATCCTAAAATTACCCAACATATAAATTACTGAGTATAATTATTTATAAATTATCTTAAGTATAATACTAATTATGAGCATAAATTGCCAAAGATATAATTTCTTTAAACTTAAAAAATATTCAGGGTTTAATTTCCCAGTAATCAAGGACGGCAGGATGTTTCCTCCCGTCGGATGACCCCGCAAAGCTGCCTTGTTAAATCAGCATTATAAAACATACTCATTACTCATTACTTATTTTTAAACCTCATCTTTGTTCAAATTGACGGAGGTTTACATCATAATCTATCTGATATTAATTAATAATCTGTTACAAATCATGCTCCATTTAGGAATTTATATCTTTAGAGGTAAAAATTCTATATCATGGTCTTATAAATTACAAACTTAATTATTTCTGTCGGTAGTTGACAAAGTTTTGATTTTAAGTGCTAATTTGCTCCAAATTAAATATCCCCGATTTCTCAAACCAGGAAATTCGGGGATATGATATATGTATGTAAACTAAAGTGAAAAGTTATCTTTAGCCAATCAACTTTTGCCAACTAAATGCACCAACGATTCCATCAGCTAATAAACCATTTTGCCGCTGAAACTTTTTAACTGCTTCCTCTGTTTGGGGACCATAAACACCATCAATTGGTACATTGACACGATATTGTAAATATCGCATAACTGGACCTCCAGCATGATTTGGTCGAATAATTCTTTTGGCTAAAATTTGGTTAATTGCATTCCAGGTTGTCGCACCAACAATTCCTGTAGCTTGCAATCCTAAGATAGTTTGTAATTTTTCTGCGGCTGTCTTGGTTTCTGCATCGTTAATATTATTTTCAATTAGCACTTTACCACTCTTACTGGTAATTTTGAGTCTATTTAATGCCCTTTGTAAACGCAGAATAGAAGTGTCAACATTATCTTCTTCATCAGGGATTGGTTTTACTGCTTGCTCAGGTAATTTCCCGGTTAAACCCTTAACAATTGCATTTGCTGAATTCTCTGGATTATAGAGTTTCATATCCTTCTGCGAATCGATAAAGCAACATTCTACTAAAATTGCAGTCATTTCAGTGTTCCGCAGCACAAACAAGTGAGAACCATTTTTGACCCCACGGTTAAAAAAACCTAGTCTCACAAATTCATCTAATACATTTTTAGCAATTTTTCTTCCTTTCTCCCCAACTGCAAAGATTTCAGTTCCATTAGCTTGCCGATTAAATGCATTAAAGTGAATGGAGACATATGTTTCAACTTTACTAGAATTAGCTCTCGCACATCTAGCAGTTAATGAGTCTTTAACTGTACTTGCTCTACTTGGTTTGCATTCGATAACTTCATGTCCTAATGCTCTTAATTTAGAAATAACACGATTACCCACATCTAAAGTCAAATTATCTTCAAATTTTATCCCCCTTGCACCTGTATCTGGAGGACAATTATGTCCAATATCGATTCCATATCTCATAATTAACACCTTGGTTCTTCTCTGAATCTTATCTAGTGAATAGTCGCAAATTATTCCAATAAATCCTCTTCAAAGTTTTGCTTGCGACTATTTACATATACCAAATAAAGCTTAACTTTGATTAAATGATGATCAGTTTACTCAAGTTTAGCCATTGCCAAAATTATAAATTCATATTGATTTTTTTAACATTTTGTGTTTCCAGAAAAATTTGTCACTCATTAGAGAAATCTAAGTAATCTATGTGTAAGCTAATATACTTTTAGAGATTAGTAAGGTTTTGAGCCAAGATTAAATAAAATCCGTTCATCTCACAAAATACTCAAGAACATGGTTTAAAATTATACATTGATATTCATTCCGACTTAAATCAGCAAAATAAAATATTAGTATCAAACATACGATCTTTGATCTTTTTTTCTTGATGCTAAAACCCGCCAAACCTTACTTATATCTGCTTAAATGCTTATTTTTTGCTCATGAGGATGATCAAAAATCTTTGTAAATTATATGACAATAATTTATATATGCTAGCAATTTGAGAGCTTTGCTAATAAAGTAGCAATTGTTCTAATGAGAGCATCTTGATCTGCTATTGAGTTGATTTTTAGCTAAATAGTTTTGATCGTGGTGTTTTCTAAGTTTTATTTGATACTTAGCGAATATAGTTATATAGGGTAAAAGATATGGTAGCACTATCAGACTCAATGGTAGATCCGAAAACGCCATCAGATGTAAAGATCCGCTTTGAGGCACGAAAACCAATCTTAGATCCAACCCTAGGTATTGCTGTAACAGTTCCGAAAATAGGTAATCCCCACAATCGTTTAGTCACAATTGGGGATTCTTTGACACATGGTTTTCAAAGTGGGGCGATTTTTAAAACGAATTTATCATATCCGGCAATAGTGGCGCGGGAAATGGGTTGGGGAGAGCTACGTTATCCAATTTATGATGGACCTGGAGATGGATTGCCATTAAATTTAGAATTTTTGGCAAATCAATTGCAGGGTAAATTTGGAGAAAGTGTAAATTGGCTGGATTTCCTTCCTGCTGTGTTGCTTGGTCGCAGCTTAATGGGTCAAAATGAAAATTATTGGGAACGTGAACAGGAAAAATTTTACCCACCCCAAGGAAAAATCAACCATAACTTGGCAATATATGGTTGGGATTTACGAAATACCCTTTCTCGCACTGTTGGTACATGTTTTGATGTCTTGGAGAAGGATCAAGCTAAGGACGACTTTTGGCGGCAAGTTCCAACTAATCATAATGAACGGGCAGCAATTCGGGTATTAAATACTGCCCGTGATGCCAAGAGAACACCCTTAACACCGCTACAAGCTGCAACTGCTTTAGGTGAAGAAGGAAACGACGAAACCGAAGGTATTGAGACATTAATCGTAATGGTTGGCTCTAATAATGCTCTCGGTTCAATTTTGACATTTAATGTGTCATGGAGTGGCGAAGGCTACGATGATATGAGTGTGAATGATAAGTATACTGTTTGGCGACCGATTCATTTTAAAGCGGAATTTGATTTGATGGTTGCCGAAATTAAGAAAATTCGTGCTAGACATGTAATTTTATCAACAGTACCCCACATTACCATTGCCCCCTTTGCCCGTGGAGTGGGGGATAAAGCTCGGAAGCGATCGCGTTATTTCCCCCACTATACTTTACCGTGGATCCAAGACCAGGATTTTAACCCCGAAAAACACCCCTGCATTACCGAAAACGAAACTAGGGCAATTGATAGCGCCATCGACCAGTATAATGATCACATTACTGAGGTAGTCCGGCAAGCTCGCTTAGAAGGTCGTGATTGGTATCTGCTAGAAACTGCCGGATTGTTAGATAGACTGGCATCACGCCGCTACATCGAAGATCATACAGCCCGTCCTGATTGGTGGGACGAAGTTGGAGGAGAGTATAAATTACCACCAGAGATTCAGCAATTAAAACCATTTCCAACGTCGCAAATGTTTGAATCTAACGCCACAGGACGCACTCAAGGGGGGTTATTTTCCCTAGATGGGATTCACCCCACAACTATTGGTTATGGGATTTTGGCGCAGGAAGTGATTAAGGTTATGGAGAAAGCCGGGGTTAAGTTTTATCAGGAAGACGGGAAAACTGAGCGAACTGGAGAAATTAAAGTAGATTTTAGTCGCTTGATTGCAGAAGATACATTGATCTCGAAAACACCCCAGAACGTAACCGAGTTATTTAAATTAGTGGGTGCCATCGATAAACGATTTAATTTGTTTAGTGGCTTATTAAAGCGGAATTATTAGTTTGATTGCACCGTAGGGGCAAACAACCGTTTGCCCTTATTATTTTAATAGGTTATTTACTTAATAATTTATATATACGAATCCTATTTGATTATTGTTGGCGTAGTCTGTGCTTTGCACTTAAAAATTTAAGTATATGTAGGGTGTGTTATGGCTTTAGCCTAACGCACCAAAATTCGGAAGATGGTACGCTACATTTCGTGACAACACAACGCCAGTCACCTGTTGGCGGGTTCCCCGACATAAGGTGCTGGCTCCCCTAAGTATGTTTCATAAATCAAATATGAGTCCGATAAATCACCTAAGCATAGCGCAAACTAGGGAAACGTAACTTTCAGATTACATCCAGTCCCCACAGAATTTATTGCAGAAAAACATTAAATAAAATGTATCTTTTCTACAAGCTTGAATCAACAGCCTTAGTATAATTTGGTAGCATTCCTTCCCAGTTATGCCCCACAAACACTGTAAATTCCACCGCTTTCTACTTTTCCCATTGACATTTATCCTGGTTATTTCCTTTTCCCTACCTTGGGTAAATGCGAAGGAACCAGAACAAATAAAACCGCAAGATTGGCAGATCAATGGAATTGTTGCAGCACTGAATGATGGATATCCAGAAGTGCAAATTTTGGGATTTCGGGAAATCGCAGAATATCAACTTAAAGATTTAGATAAGCAGAAAGCTGATAATTTCGCCAAGAAAGCAATTAATCTCCTTCTAGATAAAAATATTGATTTTGATAACTCCGATCCTAGCTATGATATTTTTATTGGATTAAATAATTTAGGGGATGCTGTCAAACCATACACTAAAGATATTGCCGATATTCTTAAAGATAAAAGTTTTCACCCTGGTGTTCGCGCTAATGCTGCATCTGCGTTGAGCTATTTAGG includes:
- a CDS encoding creatininase family protein, translated to MHSFIPPERYFPYLSWTDIQDLPNKENIVIIQPVGAIEQHGPHLPLIVDAAIGVGVLGKALTKLDSNIPAFALPMLYYGKSNEHIHFPGTITLSTETLSSILMEVGDSIYRAGFRKFVLMNSHGGQPQVMQMVARDLHVLYADLLVFPLFTWRVPHITKELLTPKEAQQGMHAGDAETSIMLSLLPQQVKMEKAIAEYPPEHAEATLISLEGKLPVSWTTKDISKSGIIGDATTATKEKGDRILESVSDGWVQAIKDIYTFRLNN
- a CDS encoding ROK family protein, with the protein product MEEHYQVRTLSIDIGGSGIKVMILDSQGNPLGERLRLETPQPATPEAVINTIAKLIAEAGEFERVSVGFPGVVRRGVVETAANLNPSWIGFNLAAELSKILRKPVRVINDADMQGLGAITGKGVELVITLGTGFGSALFLDGKLVPNLEMGHHRFRKNQTYEEQLGRDALNRVGSKKWNRRIEKAIASLNKLFNYDYLYIGGGEATKVKIQLPANTKIIPNISGLIGGIALWRD
- a CDS encoding CheR family methyltransferase is translated as MDDELGEIEIDLLLEGIFRLYGCDFRSYARSHLRRRIGYLVTYLELNTISELQNKVLHDHKYWKQFLANFSIHVTSMFRDPSFYLAFRNQVIPILKTYPYIRIWHAGCSTGEEVYSMAILLEEEGVYHRCRLYATDLNETLLAQAQARLLPLNLMQDYTINYHKAGGKKSFSEYYTVIGDNVVISDLLKKNIVFGQHNLAIDASFNEFNVVVCRNVLIYFNTSLQGRVHNLFYESLAKFGILILGKQETIRFTPHEQNYKALNATEKIYRKIC
- a CDS encoding response regulator; translated protein: MLGNFRIGTKIGISFAVALSVLTGLGIVAYQATYNLIENSKLQAHTYQVIIQIQKLVSQINDAEVSQRGYLITNEKRTLEAYENSLPLINKSIEDLKKITEDNKNQQRRSEALEPIINKRLDVIKNRISILETEGFESVKRSIQTDEGRALTDKIRQILGEMELEENQLLKSRTQKTEVATRRALNTIIFGIPSAFLLLILIGIYLNRDISDPLSEIYAATKKLAAGDLSVKMSVDGRRDEIGKLKQIFNLMINNLRETTQRNQEQNWLKSNQARFTQILQGERQLETVARIILKELVTVVSAQLGVFYAVSVVDGEKVLKLMGSYAYQKRKNLGNQFAFGEGLVGQCALEKQKIILTDVPDDYIQINSGLGAAKPVNIVVSPVLFENEVIAVLELASFQSFGEMELLFLDEVTETMGIVLNAIASDKRTQELLQESQALTQQLQLRQQELQNANQLLGDQTNTLQQSGELLRQQQQELQQSNEELQQLNEELEEKAQLLVLQKKEVEGKNSALEVAKISLEEQALQLQRSSQYKSEFLANMSHELRTPLNSLLILAKLLSDNNQDNLTPKQVEYSQTIYSAGTELLELINDILDLAKIESGTLSLELQSFNLNQIEDNLERIFTQVAQNKNVDFSISLDPNLPPFINTDVKRLQQILINLLGNAFKFTENGEVSLIVNLATQGWNPQQGKLNSADKVISFAIKDTGVGIPVEKQKIIFEAFQQADGSTSRKYGGTGLGLSISREIARLFGGEITLESQLGVGSTFTFYLPLLPQSLEVSNQELVTTNQDLMSRNQDSIINIIRPSIQDDRNNFQSQKLSLLIIEDDINFAKILIDTARQYGFQCIHAQNGSDGLKFAQQFQASAIFLDIGLSGIDGWTVLDRLKHDSKTRHIPVNVMTVSEEKQRSLEFGAYGYLQKPISMAQISDNLVKIKSFIERPVKKLLVVEDDPTQRQSIIELIGGNDVVITAVETGQQALIEITNEAFDCMVLDLGLSDIEDLQLIEQIKEKENGEALPIIIYTGREISKTQETQLKRMAETIIIKDVRSPERLLDETALFLHRVQAHLPVPKQNIIKQVQANDSTLTDKKILIIDDDMRNIFALTSVLERYQMQVLYAENGREGIEVLTNNPDVNIVLMDVMMPEMDGYETTRQLRQKQQFQTLPIIALTAKAMPGDREKCLEAGASDYITKPVDIEQLISLLRVWLYQR
- a CDS encoding N-acetylmuramoyl-L-alanine amidase, which produces MRYGIDIGHNCPPDTGARGIKFEDNLTLDVGNRVISKLRALGHEVIECKPSRASTVKDSLTARCARANSSKVETYVSIHFNAFNRQANGTEIFAVGEKGRKIAKNVLDEFVRLGFFNRGVKNGSHLFVLRNTEMTAILVECCFIDSQKDMKLYNPENSANAIVKGLTGKLPEQAVKPIPDEEDNVDTSILRLQRALNRLKITSKSGKVLIENNINDAETKTAAEKLQTILGLQATGIVGATTWNAINQILAKRIIRPNHAGGPVMRYLQYRVNVPIDGVYGPQTEEAVKKFQRQNGLLADGIVGAFSWQKLIG